From Vidua macroura isolate BioBank_ID:100142 chromosome 5, ASM2450914v1, whole genome shotgun sequence, the proteins below share one genomic window:
- the CHRM2 gene encoding muscarinic acetylcholine receptor M2: MNNSTYINSSSENVMALESRYKTVEVVFIVLVAGSLSLVTIIGNILVMVSIKVNRHLQTVNNYFLFSLACADLIIGIFSMNLYTLYTVIGYWPLGPVVCDLWLALDYVVSNASVMNLLIISFDRYFCVTKPLTYPVKRTTKMAGMMIAAAWVLSFILWAPAILFWQFIVGGRTVPDGDCYIQFFSNPAVTFGTAIAAFYLPVIIMTVLYWQISRASKSRIKKGKKEAAQNQETVSPSLVQGKIVKPNNNNIPTSGDGLEHSKIQNGKTSEETVTNNCVQGEKESSNDSTSISVVASNLKEDEATKDARQASASQDHVKAENSKLTCIRIVTKSQKGDCCAPTNTTVEIIGTNGEEKQNSVARKIVKMTKQPAKKKPPPSREKKVTRTILAILLAFIITWTPYNVMVLINSFCTSCIPGTVWTLGYWLCYINSTVNPACYALCNATFKKTFKDLLMCHYKNIGATR, translated from the coding sequence atgaataaCTCAACTTACATAAACTCCTCCTCTGAAAATGTGATGGCCTTGGAGAGTCGCTATAAGACTGTCGAGGTGGTTTTCATCGTCCTGGTGGCAGGGTCTCTCAGCCTGGTCACCATAATTGGGAACATCCTGGTCATGGTGTCAATCAAAGTCAACAGGCACCTCCAGACTGTCAACAATTATTTCCTGTTCAGCCTGGCCTGCGCTGACTTGATCATCGGCATCTTTTCCATGAACCTGTACACCCTCTACACTGTGATAGGCTACTGGCCCTTGGGGCCCGTGGTGTGTGACCTCTGGCTGGCTCTTGACTACGTGGTCAGCAATGCCTCTGTAATGAACCTGCTCATTATCAGCTTTGACAGGTACTTTTGTGTCACCAAGCCCCTGACGTATCCCGTGAAGCGGACCACGAAGATGGCCGGCATGATGATCGCAGCCGCCTGGGTGCTGTCCTTCATCCTCTGGGCCCCTGCAATTCTCTTCTGGCAATTCATTGTGGGAGGAAGGACTGTCCCAGATGGGGACTGCTACATCCAGTTTTTTTCCAACCCTGCTGTCACTTTTGGCACTGCCATTGCAGCCTTCTATTTGCCTGTTATCATCATGACTGTCCTTTACTGGCAAATATCTCGAGCCAGTAAGAGTCggataaagaaaggaaaaaaggaagccGCCCAAAACCAAGAAACAGTTTCCCCCAGCCTTGTCCAAGGTAAAATAGTGAAACCAAACAATAACAATATCCCGACCAGCGGGGATGGGTTGGAGCACAGCAAAATTCAGAATGGAAAAACCAGTGAAGAGACTGTAACCAATAACTGTGTTCAAGGGGAGAAGGAGAGCTCCAATGACTCCACCTCCATCAGTGTGGTCGCTTCCAACTTGAAAGAGGATGAAGCTACCAAAGACGCCAGACAGGCTTCTGCCTCCCAAGACCATGTCAAAGCGGAGAACTCCAAGCTGACGTGCATCAGGATAGTCACCAAGTCCCAAAAGGGCGACTGCTGTGCCCCTACCAACACTACCGTGGAGATCATAGGCACGAAcggggaggaaaagcagaacagcGTAGCCCGGAAAATCGTCAAGATGACAAAGCAGCCAGCCAAAAAGAAACCACCCCCTTCTAGAGAGAAAAAGGTGACAAGGACGATTTTGGCCATCCTCCTGGCCTTCATCATCACCTGGACCCCATACAATGTGATGGTGCTCATCAACAGCTTCTGCAcatcctgcatccctggcacCGTATGGACCCTAGGTTACTGGCTCTGTTACATCAACAGCACCGTCAACCCCGCCTGCTACGCGCTCTGCAACGCCACCTTCAAGAAGACCTTTAAGGACCTTCTTATGTGTCATTACAAGAATATAGGAGCTACaaggtaa